Proteins encoded together in one Janthinobacterium tructae window:
- a CDS encoding helix-turn-helix transcriptional regulator: MADDMEAVALSELRIAHGTIEARRAQTLRRVPVFQSALCRVRHGTKLLEWGARQARAGTHDVVLMPAGQELGVANLPGAQGYRAEVLSFSPALIARFRARHGGLVDTQLRQAATASLCVPLDVHAALAWDQLTASLAADAPPPLLAHQAEGLLLALALGGHCGPLLLDRRDPLAARVQQVLLLDPGADWSVARVASHLHLGASTLRRQLALEQRHFRAILEDVRLGLALQELQSGILPIGDIAAACGYASPSRFAARFRQHYGLSPRDLRATL, from the coding sequence ATGGCCGATGACATGGAAGCGGTGGCCCTGAGCGAGCTGCGCATCGCCCACGGCACCATCGAGGCGCGCCGCGCGCAAACCCTGCGCCGCGTGCCCGTCTTCCAGAGCGCCCTGTGCCGCGTGCGGCACGGAACCAAGCTGCTGGAATGGGGCGCCCGCCAGGCCCGCGCCGGCACGCACGACGTGGTGCTGATGCCGGCGGGACAGGAACTGGGCGTGGCCAACCTGCCCGGCGCGCAAGGCTACCGGGCCGAAGTGCTGAGTTTTTCGCCGGCCCTGATCGCCCGTTTCCGCGCGCGCCATGGCGGCCTCGTCGATACCCAGCTGCGCCAGGCGGCCACGGCCAGCCTGTGCGTGCCGCTCGACGTGCACGCGGCACTGGCCTGGGACCAGCTGACGGCCAGCCTGGCTGCCGACGCGCCGCCACCACTGCTGGCGCACCAGGCGGAAGGCTTGCTGCTGGCCCTGGCCTTGGGCGGCCATTGCGGCCCGCTGCTGCTGGACCGCCGCGATCCGCTGGCCGCGCGCGTGCAGCAAGTGCTGCTGCTGGACCCGGGCGCTGACTGGAGCGTGGCCAGGGTTGCCAGTCATCTGCATCTGGGTGCGTCCACCCTGCGCCGCCAGCTGGCCCTGGAACAGCGACACTTCCGCGCCATCCTGGAAGACGTGCGCCTGGGACTGGCCTTGCAGGAATTGCAATCTGGCATCTTACCCATCGGCGACATCGCGGCCGCCTGCGGCTACGCCTCGCCATCGCGCTTCGCGGCCCGTTTCCGCCAGCACTACGGCCTGTCGCCGCGCGACTTGCGCGCCACCCTGTAA
- a CDS encoding TonB-dependent receptor — translation MQHTPRLSALSLALASLFSFSAHAAEPAEANTDAVPQDMQKVEVTSAHLKSARIELSPKVGTTIYSIDSHMVDMLGQGDNTPFNEVLLRLPGVSQDSKGSGALHVRDDHANVQYRINGVQLPESISGFGQSIDTRLIDKTDFMTGALPAQFGLRTAGIVDIETKEGGLTPGGRIGIMLGSHDHVEPSAEFFGSVGKFNYYLSGSYLGNALGVENPQATRSALHDKTRQNKSFGNLSYFLDDNTRLGAMFGTYNGRFQIPNNPNQAPGFSLDGHSDAQAGTSTLPSSQLNENQREVNRFLVLSLQKSLGDINYQVSAFHQYSELHFTPDAIGDLIYNGVASDSRRANSASGAQFDISYKLHQDHTVRAGLAYTRQKTTSDNTVAVFPSIDGAQASTTPISIADNSGKTGTLASVYLQDEWHISKPLTLNYGARFDKVAAYTSEQQWSPRVNLAYQIAPGTALHAGYSRYFTPPPQELAAQASINLYANTTNAPEIGQSDNVKAERTHYYDVGISHQVNAKLTVTADVYYKKINNLLDEGQFGQALILTPFNYADGYAKGLELSAIYSEKNWGLFLNASTQKAQGRNINSGQALFGADELNTISSHYVYLDHDQKYTLSGGGHYHFGDSQVSADFLYGSGLRMTPDGGAPNSGHLPSYFTVNTALTHTWKNTPVGKVEGRLALINLFDKSYLLRDGSGVGVGAPQYGARRSIYAGLSTSF, via the coding sequence ATGCAACACACTCCACGTCTGAGCGCGCTGTCGCTCGCCCTTGCCAGCCTGTTCAGCTTTTCCGCCCATGCCGCCGAGCCTGCCGAGGCCAATACCGATGCTGTCCCGCAAGACATGCAGAAGGTCGAAGTCACCTCCGCCCATTTGAAAAGCGCGCGCATCGAACTGTCGCCGAAAGTCGGCACCACCATCTACAGCATCGACAGCCACATGGTCGACATGCTGGGCCAGGGCGACAACACGCCCTTCAATGAGGTGCTGCTGCGCCTGCCGGGCGTGTCGCAGGATTCGAAGGGCTCCGGCGCCCTGCACGTGCGCGATGACCATGCCAACGTGCAATACCGCATCAATGGCGTGCAACTGCCGGAAAGCATCAGCGGCTTTGGCCAGTCGATCGACACGCGTTTGATCGACAAGACCGATTTCATGACGGGCGCCTTGCCGGCCCAGTTCGGCCTGCGCACGGCGGGCATCGTCGATATTGAAACAAAAGAGGGCGGACTGACGCCCGGCGGGCGCATCGGCATCATGCTCGGCAGCCACGACCATGTGGAACCGAGTGCCGAATTTTTCGGCAGCGTGGGCAAGTTCAATTACTACCTGTCCGGCAGCTACCTGGGCAATGCCCTGGGCGTGGAGAATCCGCAAGCCACGCGCAGCGCCCTGCACGACAAGACGCGCCAGAACAAATCGTTCGGCAACCTGTCGTATTTTCTTGATGACAACACGCGCCTGGGCGCCATGTTCGGCACCTACAACGGCCGCTTCCAGATCCCCAACAACCCGAACCAGGCGCCAGGCTTTTCCCTTGACGGCCACAGCGATGCGCAGGCGGGCACGTCCACGTTACCGTCGTCGCAGCTGAATGAAAACCAGCGCGAAGTGAACCGTTTTCTGGTGCTGTCGCTGCAAAAAAGCCTGGGCGACATCAATTACCAGGTGTCGGCATTCCACCAGTATTCGGAACTGCACTTCACGCCCGACGCCATCGGCGACCTGATCTACAACGGCGTGGCTTCCGACTCGCGCCGCGCCAACAGCGCTTCCGGCGCGCAATTCGACATCAGCTACAAGTTGCACCAGGACCACACCGTGCGGGCGGGCCTGGCCTACACGCGCCAGAAGACCACCAGCGACAACACGGTGGCCGTCTTCCCGAGTATTGACGGCGCGCAAGCCTCCACCACACCGATCAGCATTGCCGACAACAGCGGCAAGACGGGCACCCTGGCCAGTGTGTACCTGCAGGATGAATGGCATATCAGCAAACCCTTGACCCTGAACTACGGCGCCCGCTTCGACAAGGTTGCGGCCTACACGAGCGAGCAGCAATGGAGCCCGCGCGTCAACCTGGCTTACCAGATCGCGCCGGGCACGGCCCTGCACGCCGGCTATTCGCGCTACTTCACGCCGCCACCGCAGGAACTGGCGGCGCAAGCCAGCATCAACCTGTACGCCAACACGACGAATGCGCCGGAAATCGGCCAGTCCGACAACGTCAAGGCCGAACGCACGCACTACTATGACGTGGGCATCAGCCACCAGGTGAATGCGAAACTGACCGTGACGGCCGATGTGTACTATAAAAAGATCAACAACCTGCTGGACGAAGGCCAGTTCGGCCAGGCATTGATACTGACGCCATTCAACTATGCGGACGGCTACGCCAAGGGCCTGGAATTGTCCGCCATCTACAGCGAGAAAAACTGGGGCCTGTTCCTCAACGCCAGCACGCAAAAGGCCCAGGGCCGCAACATCAATTCGGGGCAAGCCCTGTTTGGCGCCGATGAGTTGAACACCATCAGCTCCCACTATGTCTACCTCGATCATGACCAGAAATACACGCTGTCCGGTGGCGGCCATTATCACTTTGGCGATTCGCAAGTGAGCGCTGACTTCCTGTACGGCAGCGGCCTGCGCATGACGCCGGACGGCGGCGCCCCGAATTCCGGCCACTTGCCCAGTTACTTCACCGTCAACACGGCGCTCACGCACACGTGGAAGAATACGCCCGTGGGCAAGGTGGAAGGACGCCTGGCCCTGATCAACCTGTTCGACAAGTCGTACTTGCTGCGCGACGGTTCCGGCGTGGGCGTGGGGGCGCCGCAGTATGGCGCCCGCCGCAGCATCTACGCCGGCCTGTCCACCAGTTTTTAA
- the ung gene encoding uracil-DNA glycosylase — protein sequence MDVRIEASWKARLEGEFAQPYWERLTAFVKAEYAAGPCCPPGKTIFRAFDLTPFEQVKVVILGQDPYHTPGAAMGLCFSVPEGHPPQPSLQNIFKELATDVGVERARADLSDWARQGVFLLNSVLTVRAGTAGSHAAKGWEKLTDSAIAHLSAEREHLVFLLWGGYAQAKRSLIDPGRHLVLAAPHPSPLSASKGFFGSKPFSQANAYLQAHGQTPIAWGDG from the coding sequence ATGGACGTACGCATCGAGGCATCGTGGAAGGCGCGGCTGGAAGGGGAATTCGCCCAGCCCTACTGGGAACGCCTGACGGCCTTCGTCAAGGCGGAATATGCGGCGGGGCCGTGTTGTCCTCCCGGTAAAACCATTTTTCGGGCATTCGACCTGACGCCGTTCGAGCAGGTGAAAGTCGTGATCCTGGGGCAAGACCCATATCACACGCCCGGCGCGGCCATGGGCTTGTGTTTTTCCGTGCCGGAAGGCCATCCGCCGCAACCGAGCTTGCAAAACATTTTCAAGGAATTAGCCACGGATGTGGGCGTCGAGCGCGCGCGCGCGGATTTGTCCGACTGGGCGCGGCAAGGCGTGTTCCTGCTCAACAGCGTGCTGACGGTGCGCGCCGGGACGGCCGGCTCGCATGCGGCCAAGGGCTGGGAAAAGCTGACGGATAGCGCGATTGCCCACCTGTCCGCCGAGCGCGAGCACCTCGTGTTCCTCCTGTGGGGCGGCTATGCGCAAGCCAAGCGCAGCCTGATCGACCCCGGCCGGCACCTGGTGCTGGCGGCGCCGCACCCGTCGCCCTTGTCGGCCAGCAAAGGTTTCTTTGGCAGCAAGCCGTTCAGCCAGGCCAACGCGTATTTGCAGGCGCATGGCCAGACGCCCATCGCCTGGGGCGATGGCTGA
- a CDS encoding Txe/YoeB family addiction module toxin has protein sequence MKNRKTENKQQARAAVLAWTDHAWEDYLFWQENDLKILQKINDLLDECLADPFKGTGKPEPLKGDLKGVWSRRIDRQHRLVYLPDAGCIYVAACRYYYDDK, from the coding sequence ATGAAAAACCGGAAGACTGAAAACAAGCAGCAGGCGCGCGCCGCCGTGCTGGCCTGGACCGATCATGCCTGGGAAGACTATTTGTTCTGGCAAGAGAACGATCTGAAAATCCTGCAAAAAATCAATGACTTGCTCGATGAATGCCTGGCCGATCCATTCAAGGGCACGGGCAAGCCGGAACCGCTGAAGGGCGATCTGAAGGGTGTCTGGTCGCGCCGCATCGACCGCCAGCACCGGCTCGTGTATTTACCCGACGCGGGCTGTATCTACGTGGCGGCCTGCCGTTATTATTACGACGACAAATAG
- a CDS encoding type II toxin-antitoxin system Phd/YefM family antitoxin, which yields MNILTFSEARAGLKSVMDDVCNDHTPTVITRVNGEHVVMLSLSDYNSIEETLYLLGTAKNASRLMASVAQIRAGKAQPRALARHEKPED from the coding sequence ATGAATATCCTGACTTTCAGCGAGGCGCGCGCGGGCCTGAAAAGCGTGATGGACGACGTCTGCAACGACCACACGCCCACCGTGATCACGCGCGTGAATGGCGAACACGTGGTGATGCTGTCCTTGTCGGACTACAACAGCATCGAGGAAACCCTGTATTTGCTGGGCACGGCAAAGAATGCCAGCCGCCTGATGGCGTCCGTGGCGCAGATCAGGGCGGGCAAGGCGCAGCCACGAGCATTGGCGCGGCATGAAAAACCGGAAGACTGA
- the lipA gene encoding lipoyl synthase, which yields MTSETISSTAPAATATPAYNPSEKQKGASKTSRIPIKIIPIEQVERLKKPDWIRVKAASASTRFYEIKDILRENKLVTVCEEASCPNIGECFGKGTATFMIMGDKCTRRCPFCDVGHGRPDPLDKEEPSNLSKTIAKLRLNYVVITSVDRDDLRDGGAGHFVECIQQTRALSPNTRIEVLVPDFRGRLEKALDLFKDGLPDVMNHNLETAPRLYKEARPGSDYMHSLKLLKDFKAMYPDVKTKSGIMVGLGETDEEILQVMRDMREHDIDMLTIGQYLAPSNSHLPVRRYVHPDVFKMFEEEAYKMGFTHAAVGAMVRSSYHADEQAHSAGVESALNF from the coding sequence ATGACTTCTGAGACCATTTCCAGCACCGCCCCCGCCGCGACCGCCACTCCCGCGTACAACCCGAGCGAAAAGCAAAAAGGCGCCAGCAAGACGTCGCGCATCCCGATCAAGATCATTCCGATCGAGCAAGTCGAGCGCCTGAAAAAGCCGGACTGGATCCGCGTCAAGGCCGCATCGGCATCGACCCGTTTCTATGAAATCAAGGATATCCTGCGCGAAAACAAGCTCGTGACGGTGTGCGAGGAAGCCAGCTGCCCGAACATCGGCGAATGTTTTGGCAAGGGCACGGCCACCTTCATGATCATGGGCGACAAGTGCACGCGCCGCTGCCCGTTCTGCGACGTGGGCCATGGCCGCCCGGACCCGCTGGACAAGGAAGAGCCATCGAACTTGTCGAAAACCATCGCCAAGCTGCGCCTGAACTACGTCGTCATCACCTCCGTCGACCGCGATGACTTGCGCGACGGCGGCGCCGGCCATTTCGTCGAGTGCATCCAGCAAACGCGCGCCCTGTCGCCAAACACCCGCATCGAAGTGCTGGTGCCCGACTTCCGTGGCCGCCTGGAAAAAGCGTTGGACCTGTTCAAGGATGGCTTGCCTGACGTCATGAACCACAACCTGGAAACGGCGCCGCGCCTGTACAAGGAAGCGCGTCCCGGCTCCGACTATATGCACTCGCTGAAGCTGCTGAAAGACTTTAAAGCCATGTACCCGGACGTGAAAACCAAGTCCGGCATCATGGTGGGCCTGGGCGAGACGGACGAGGAAATCCTGCAAGTCATGCGCGACATGCGCGAGCACGACATCGACATGCTGACCATCGGCCAATACCTGGCGCCATCGAACAGCCACTTGCCCGTGCGCCGCTACGTGCACCCGGACGTCTTCAAAATGTTCGAAGAAGAAGCGTATAAAATGGGCTTCACCCACGCCGCCGTGGGCGCCATGGTGCGCAGCTCGTACCATGCGGATGAACAGGCGCACAGCGCCGGCGTGGAATCGGCGCTGAATTTCTAA
- the lipB gene encoding lipoyl(octanoyl) transferase LipB produces the protein MTTTRTETALIRELGRVDYEPTFAAMRAFTDARTTDTRDELWIVEHPPVFTLGLAADRGHLLAGAENVPVVQTDRGGEVTFHGPGQVVIYLLMDLRRNKPGGKLYARQFVHKIEQAIINVLAAYNLAGERIDGAPGIYIAGGPSKGAKIAALGLKVRGNGCTYHGVSLNVAMDLAPFSWINPCGYSGLKTVDMRSMGVVAPLTDVQRALAHELTVLLDVSEVNSAAGAPQATDA, from the coding sequence ATGACCACCACCCGCACCGAAACGGCGCTGATCCGCGAGCTGGGCCGCGTCGATTACGAGCCGACCTTTGCCGCCATGCGCGCCTTTACCGACGCGCGCACGACGGACACGCGCGACGAACTGTGGATCGTCGAGCATCCGCCCGTATTTACTTTGGGCCTGGCGGCCGACCGTGGCCATTTGCTGGCCGGCGCCGAGAATGTGCCCGTGGTGCAGACGGACCGGGGCGGCGAAGTGACCTTCCACGGCCCCGGCCAGGTGGTGATTTATCTGTTGATGGACTTGCGCCGCAACAAGCCGGGCGGCAAGCTGTATGCGCGCCAGTTCGTGCATAAAATCGAGCAAGCCATCATCAACGTGCTGGCGGCGTATAATCTCGCTGGCGAACGCATCGATGGCGCGCCTGGCATCTATATCGCCGGCGGGCCAAGCAAGGGTGCGAAGATCGCCGCGCTGGGATTGAAAGTGCGCGGCAACGGCTGCACCTACCATGGCGTATCGCTCAACGTGGCGATGGACCTGGCGCCGTTTTCCTGGATTAACCCCTGCGGCTATTCCGGCCTGAAGACGGTGGACATGCGCAGCATGGGCGTGGTGGCGCCGCTGACAGACGTGCAGCGGGCCCTGGCCCATGAATTGACCGTATTACTCGATGTAAGCGAAGTAAACAGCGCCGCAGGCGCGCCTCAGGCAACGGATGCCTGA
- a CDS encoding PLP-dependent aminotransferase family protein, giving the protein MPRGKSPHALDLPRPTSWLAKAGVNKQDGAYEALRSAILTKMLPAGSRLPSSRTLAERWELSRGTIETVFDRLHAEAYVTRVPGSGTRVCAVVPERFLMAGFADATPAAPSVVPAPAPDTGVRDGLPFVARRADASLFPIPAWSKCATRALAAATPEQLCSADPAGLPQLRQQIADFLAKYRGIRCDPQDIVVTTGIRHAIDLLARGIVRDGDKVCLEEPGYPAARALFALAGAVPVDIAVDAEGIDCTALAAHTDARLAYVTPAHQSPLGVTMSVTRRLALLEWANDSGAWVVEDDYDSEFNYHSAPLAALKALDQYQRVIYCGSFNKTLFAGLRVGFMVLPPPLRPPLLRIVQLTGRAVGVTQQLALAAWMEEGAFVRHLRLARLAYKERRDLLLACLEQVAPGRYTISGQQAGFHCVLWLAPDADERAFCARAAQEGLALQPLGDFCHSARLAPAVLLGYTALSLAQVRHAAQKLGRLLLLPESAPE; this is encoded by the coding sequence ATGCCGCGAGGAAAATCACCGCACGCCCTGGACTTGCCGCGTCCCACCAGCTGGCTAGCCAAGGCGGGCGTCAACAAGCAGGATGGCGCGTATGAAGCGCTGCGCTCGGCCATCCTGACGAAGATGCTGCCGGCGGGTAGCCGGCTGCCGTCCAGCCGCACCCTGGCCGAGCGCTGGGAGTTATCACGCGGCACCATCGAAACCGTGTTCGACCGCCTGCACGCGGAAGCCTATGTGACGCGCGTGCCCGGCTCCGGCACGCGCGTGTGCGCCGTGGTACCGGAACGTTTTTTGATGGCAGGTTTCGCCGATGCCACCCCGGCCGCACCGTCCGTCGTGCCTGCGCCCGCCCCGGACACGGGCGTGCGCGACGGTTTGCCGTTTGTGGCGCGGCGCGCCGACGCCAGCCTGTTTCCCATACCTGCCTGGTCCAAGTGCGCCACGCGGGCGCTGGCGGCTGCCACGCCGGAGCAGCTGTGCAGCGCCGATCCGGCCGGCTTGCCCCAGCTGCGCCAGCAGATCGCCGACTTCCTCGCCAAGTACCGCGGCATCCGCTGCGACCCGCAAGACATCGTTGTCACCACTGGCATCCGCCACGCGATCGACTTGCTGGCGCGCGGCATCGTGCGCGATGGCGACAAGGTTTGCCTGGAAGAACCGGGGTACCCGGCCGCGCGCGCCCTGTTCGCCCTGGCGGGCGCCGTGCCGGTGGACATTGCCGTCGACGCCGAGGGCATCGATTGCACCGCCCTGGCCGCGCACACCGATGCCCGCCTCGCGTATGTAACGCCGGCGCACCAGTCGCCGCTGGGCGTGACCATGTCCGTCACGCGCCGCCTGGCCCTGCTGGAATGGGCGAACGACAGCGGCGCCTGGGTGGTGGAAGACGATTACGACAGCGAATTCAATTACCACAGCGCCCCGCTGGCGGCCCTGAAGGCGCTCGACCAGTATCAGCGCGTGATCTACTGTGGCAGTTTCAACAAGACCCTGTTTGCCGGCCTGCGCGTGGGCTTCATGGTGCTGCCGCCCCCCTTGCGACCGCCACTGCTGCGCATCGTGCAGTTGACGGGCCGCGCCGTGGGTGTGACGCAGCAGCTGGCGCTGGCTGCCTGGATGGAGGAAGGCGCTTTCGTGCGTCATTTGCGCCTGGCGCGCCTGGCCTACAAGGAGCGGCGCGATCTGCTGCTGGCTTGCCTGGAACAGGTCGCCCCTGGCCGCTACACGATTTCAGGCCAGCAGGCGGGCTTTCATTGCGTGCTGTGGCTGGCGCCGGATGCTGACGAACGGGCGTTTTGCGCGCGCGCCGCGCAGGAGGGGCTGGCACTGCAGCCGCTCGGCGACTTTTGCCATAGCGCCAGGCTGGCGCCGGCCGTGCTGCTCGGTTACACGGCGCTGAGTCTGGCCCAGGTGCGCCACGCTGCACAAAAATTGGGCAGATTGCTGTTGTTGCCAGAGTCTGCCCCGGAATGA
- a CDS encoding multidrug effflux MFS transporter, whose product MQKQLAVWAWGGIVLLLVCLSRISIDIYLPSLPAMADALHASDAQLQLTLSLFMAGSAASMLACGPLADRYGRRPVLLAGTGIFVLASIVCTFTSDVHVLIAARVLQAFGGCSGTIIGRVMVRDRFDAATQARMLGKISMVMGLSPILAPLAGSVLDAAFGWRAVFGVLCLLGALSLGLIAAYVPETRPADAVPQGNTLALYRRLLGDAYFLRYALAIGCVYCTYFPFIAESSVLLQRGMHLSPHAYALVFALTVSGYIAGSSLFRALGPRLGADHMLGVAVLINLAGTVSLLLAGTLAPQHVASLVAPMLLVMVSVGMAIPACQLAVLQPYGTQAGSASGLFFFVQMAITAACGAVIAAITDGSEKPLLWVTAAASGAFAAVWLLTKSRASVAAASLT is encoded by the coding sequence ATGCAGAAACAACTCGCTGTATGGGCCTGGGGCGGTATCGTGCTGCTGCTGGTCTGCCTGTCGCGCATCAGCATCGACATCTATTTACCTTCGCTGCCAGCCATGGCCGATGCCCTGCATGCCAGCGATGCCCAGTTGCAACTGACCCTGAGCCTGTTCATGGCCGGCTCGGCCGCCTCGATGCTCGCTTGCGGGCCGCTGGCCGACCGTTACGGACGCCGTCCCGTGCTGCTGGCCGGCACGGGCATTTTTGTGCTCGCCAGCATCGTCTGCACCTTCACCAGCGACGTGCACGTGCTGATCGCCGCGCGCGTACTGCAGGCCTTCGGCGGCTGCAGCGGCACCATCATCGGCAGGGTCATGGTGCGCGACCGGTTTGACGCCGCCACGCAGGCGCGCATGCTGGGGAAAATATCGATGGTGATGGGCCTGTCGCCGATCCTGGCGCCGTTGGCCGGCAGCGTGCTCGACGCGGCCTTCGGCTGGCGCGCCGTGTTTGGCGTGCTGTGCCTGCTGGGCGCACTGTCACTGGGCCTGATCGCCGCGTATGTGCCGGAAACCAGGCCGGCTGACGCCGTCCCCCAAGGCAATACCCTGGCCCTGTACCGCCGCCTGCTGGGCGACGCGTATTTCCTGCGCTATGCGCTGGCCATCGGCTGTGTATATTGCACGTATTTCCCCTTCATCGCAGAATCGTCCGTGCTATTGCAAAGGGGCATGCATCTGTCGCCGCACGCGTATGCGCTGGTGTTCGCGCTGACGGTCAGCGGCTATATCGCGGGGTCGAGCCTGTTCCGCGCCCTGGGGCCGCGCCTGGGCGCCGACCACATGCTGGGCGTGGCGGTGCTGATCAATCTGGCGGGGACGGTCAGCCTGTTGCTGGCGGGTACGTTGGCGCCGCAGCACGTGGCGTCGCTGGTGGCGCCGATGCTGCTGGTGATGGTATCGGTGGGCATGGCAATCCCCGCCTGCCAGCTGGCCGTGCTGCAGCCATATGGCACCCAGGCGGGCAGCGCCTCGGGTCTGTTCTTCTTCGTGCAGATGGCCATCACGGCCGCCTGCGGCGCCGTCATCGCCGCCATCACGGATGGCAGCGAAAAGCCCCTGCTGTGGGTGACGGCAGCGGCCAGTGGCGCCTTTGCCGCCGTCTGGCTGCTCACGAAGAGCCGGGCCAGCGTGGCGGCAGCCAGTCTTACATGA
- a CDS encoding DUF493 family protein has translation MQTTPPTEHIIPPSESLIEYPSDFPIKIMGPTHVDFAPTMLELVISHDPTFHEGRMEERPSGKGNYTGLTVTVRAISREQLDALYMALSGHPMVKIVM, from the coding sequence ATGCAAACGACCCCTCCCACCGAACATATCATTCCTCCCAGCGAATCGCTGATCGAATACCCGAGCGACTTTCCCATCAAGATCATGGGTCCGACGCACGTCGATTTCGCGCCGACCATGCTGGAACTGGTCATCAGCCATGATCCGACCTTCCACGAGGGCCGCATGGAAGAGCGTCCGTCGGGCAAGGGCAATTACACGGGCCTGACCGTCACCGTGCGCGCCATCAGCCGCGAGCAGCTCGACGCCCTGTACATGGCACTGTCGGGCCACCCGATGGTCAAGATCGTCATGTAA
- a CDS encoding FecR domain-containing protein — protein sequence MRPILSLPLLNTMCAMLLSSACTFALAQDPPARVGRISTVEGQVLVRAGDGEAQNALLNWPVTTDNRLSTMRGALAEFRVGAAAVRLDGDSELEVSELDDDSFKLHLGYGTVSVRVRNPDALRGFELTTAQARVILTQPGWVRIEAGRQPGTSVVSVLDGVADVDGATGSVTLRAGKRAELTDEELRTGALQRIAFDNWPEALSSAAPALRYVTDDTTGYEELDRYGAWQDDAQYGPLWLPSAVPAGWAPYSDGRWTWIAPWGWTWVDNAPWGYAPSHYGRWVLLGQRWGWAPGRERGRVPWAPALVGWVGGHHGTNHEQRPGVGWFPLSPHERYVPGYRASADYERRINRVAEGRRPVAGERERREGMTMLPGERFGGSRTVDVPRRNRTSMPPPVMQSLPLSTAPAPAGNWQRPVDAPRGDNGVRRDWVNRPGRLQTDDGQTHLAPRPMPPNRPPVPAQPQQPPIPPIPAQPLMPAVPALPPVQDQVGRPGWRGEERPRAERPQPRPVSERSGPPRERSNDRGNERGNPGRNSRLQQEAER from the coding sequence ATGCGTCCTATCCTGTCTCTCCCCCTCTTGAACACCATGTGCGCCATGCTGCTGTCGTCGGCATGCACCTTCGCCCTGGCGCAGGACCCGCCTGCCCGCGTGGGGCGCATTTCCACCGTCGAAGGGCAGGTGCTGGTGCGCGCCGGCGATGGCGAGGCGCAAAACGCCCTGCTGAACTGGCCCGTCACGACGGATAACCGCCTGAGCACCATGCGCGGCGCGCTGGCGGAATTTCGCGTGGGCGCGGCCGCCGTGCGCCTCGATGGCGATTCCGAGCTGGAAGTGAGCGAGCTCGATGACGACAGTTTCAAGCTACACCTCGGCTATGGCACGGTCAGCGTGCGCGTGCGCAATCCCGATGCGCTGCGCGGCTTCGAGCTGACCACCGCCCAGGCCCGCGTGATCCTGACCCAGCCGGGCTGGGTGCGCATCGAGGCGGGGCGCCAGCCCGGCACCAGCGTCGTCAGCGTGCTCGACGGGGTGGCCGACGTGGATGGCGCGACGGGCAGCGTGACCTTGCGTGCCGGCAAGCGCGCGGAATTGACGGACGAGGAGTTGCGCACGGGTGCCTTGCAGCGGATCGCTTTCGACAACTGGCCCGAAGCCTTGTCCTCCGCCGCGCCGGCCTTGCGCTATGTCACGGACGATACCACCGGCTATGAAGAGCTGGACCGCTACGGTGCCTGGCAGGACGATGCGCAATATGGTCCGCTGTGGCTGCCCAGCGCGGTGCCGGCCGGCTGGGCGCCGTACAGCGACGGGCGCTGGACGTGGATCGCGCCATGGGGCTGGACCTGGGTCGACAATGCACCGTGGGGCTACGCGCCCTCGCATTATGGCCGCTGGGTGCTGCTGGGCCAGCGTTGGGGCTGGGCGCCGGGGCGCGAGCGCGGCCGCGTGCCGTGGGCACCGGCCCTGGTGGGCTGGGTCGGCGGCCATCACGGGACAAACCATGAGCAGCGTCCCGGCGTCGGCTGGTTTCCCCTGTCGCCGCATGAGCGCTATGTGCCCGGCTACCGCGCCAGCGCGGACTATGAACGCCGTATCAACCGCGTGGCCGAGGGGCGTCGCCCCGTGGCGGGCGAACGCGAACGGCGCGAGGGCATGACGATGCTGCCCGGCGAGCGTTTTGGCGGATCGCGCACGGTCGATGTGCCGCGCCGCAACCGCACCAGCATGCCACCGCCCGTCATGCAAAGCTTGCCCTTGAGCACGGCGCCTGCGCCTGCGGGCAACTGGCAGCGTCCCGTTGATGCGCCGCGCGGCGACAACGGTGTCCGGCGCGACTGGGTCAACCGTCCCGGCCGCCTGCAGACGGACGATGGCCAGACGCACCTGGCGCCGCGTCCCATGCCGCCGAACCGGCCGCCCGTGCCGGCCCAGCCGCAGCAGCCGCCAATACCGCCGATACCGGCCCAGCCCCTGATGCCGGCGGTGCCAGCCTTGCCGCCCGTGCAAGACCAGGTGGGCCGCCCCGGGTGGCGTGGCGAAGAACGGCCGCGCGCCGAGCGGCCGCAGCCGCGTCCCGTCAGCGAACGCAGCGGGCCGCCACGTGAACGCAGTAATGACAGAGGCAATGAGCGCGGCAATCCCGGCCGCAACAGCCGGCTGCAGCAGGAAGCGGAGCGCTGA